The Acidobacteriota bacterium genome segment ATGCCCTCGGTGAAGCCGTTGGCCATCGCCTCCATCTTGATCAGCTGCGAGCTCAGATAGTTGCCGGTAGCCTTGGCCAGCGACGGGAAGGTGCTGCCGGCGGCGCGGCGCCAGCTGGAGACGCAGACGTCGACACCGTTGGTCAGAGCCTCCTCGCCGAGGTAAGCGCCCCAGGGCCAGACGGCGATGGCCACATCCACCGGGCAATTCCCCGGGTAGACCCCCAGGGTCCCCAGGCCTCGGTAGACGATGGGCCGAATGTAGCAGCCGTTGTACTCGTTGGCAGCGATGGTCTGGAAGGTAGCCTCGGTGAGGTCTTCGAGGGAGAAAGGAATCTCGGAACGGTAGATCTTGGCGGAAGCCTGGAGGCGGCGCAGATGCTCCGGCAGGCGGAAAATGGCCGGGCCGTCGGGGGTGTCGTAGCAGCGAATGCCCTCGAAAACGCCGGAGCCGTAGTGCAGACCGTGGCTCAACACATGCACGGTTGCCTTCTCGTACTCCACCATCTCACCATTCATCCAAATCCAACGAACACTGGAGAAGGGATCGTTCTTGGGCATTGGATCAACTCCTTTCAGACAAGTCAGGAACGTACTCGATGGTAGCCCCTGAGAATTGGGGTGTCAACGCACAGCAGGCTCCACCGGGAGCCGCTCAATCTAGTTGTAACAAGGCCAGAGAAGCCACCGCGACGGCCGCGGTTTCGACTCGCAAAACCCGCTCTCCGAGACCCCGGGGAAGACACCCCGCGGCCTCCAAAGCAGCCGTCTCGGCGTCGGTCCAGCCGCCTTCCGGTCCAATGGCGAAGGCGGCGGCGTCAGTAGCTTCGGGCATTCTCGGCAGCCCCTGGGAAGAGGCTTCCGGATGCAGGTAAAAGCGATGGGGGCAACCCTCCAGGAGGGACCCCAATCGGTCCAAGGCAAATGGGCCGGCGAGCTGGGGGAGCCGCGCTCCGTGACATTGTTCCAGCGCCGCCACCGCCACCCGCCGCAGTCGTTCCAGCCCGCCGTCTCCCATCTCCCGCGGGCTCCGCTCGGCATTGAGCCAAAAAATCTCCGCCACCCCCAGCTCCGTGGCTTTCTCCACCAGCCACGACGCCCGGGTAGATCGCGGCGGCGCGACCAGCAGCCGCACCCGGCGGCGAGGATCCCGGGCGGGCAGATCCGGGCCGAGCTCGACCCGAGCGCTCCGTCGCCCGATCTCCACCACCTCGCCGCTGCGGGCTTGCCCCTCGCCATCCACCAACCGCAGCTCGGCACCGCGGGCCAGACGGCGAGAACGGAAGAGATGCCGGTAGCTGTCGCCGGCTACCTCCAAAGACTGCCGAGTCAGCTCCCCGGGAGGAACCACCAGGGTGATCACCAGGTTTTCTCTCCCGGCC includes the following:
- a CDS encoding branched-chain amino acid transaminase gives rise to the protein MPKNDPFSSVRWIWMNGEMVEYEKATVHVLSHGLHYGSGVFEGIRCYDTPDGPAIFRLPEHLRRLQASAKIYRSEIPFSLEDLTEATFQTIAANEYNGCYIRPIVYRGLGTLGVYPGNCPVDVAIAVWPWGAYLGEEALTNGVDVCVSSWRRAAGSTFPSLAKATGNYLSSQLIKMEAMANGFTEGIALGVDGNVSEGSGENLFLVMNGELYTPPLAASVLPGITRDSIFQLAQDLGFEVKERVIPREMLYTCDELFFCGTAAEVTPIRSVDHITVGTGRPGPITQRLSEEYLGVATGRVEDRHGWLHRVPAGAAV
- a CDS encoding RsmE family RNA methyltransferase, whose translation is MITLVVPPGELTRQSLEVAGDSYRHLFRSRRLARGAELRLVDGEGQARSGEVVEIGRRSARVELGPDLPARDPRRRVRLLVAPPRSTRASWLVEKATELGVAEIFWLNAERSPREMGDGGLERLRRVAVAALEQCHGARLPQLAGPFALDRLGSLLEGCPHRFYLHPEASSQGLPRMPEATDAAAFAIGPEGGWTDAETAALEAAGCLPRGLGERVLRVETAAVAVASLALLQLD